The DNA window GATATATGACAAAAGTTGTATAGgaaacatataaaccaaaaagaaagaaagaggttAAATgagaaagttaaaaaaaaaaaaaaaaaaaccttgtcTACTTGTGACTCAATTTCTTTTGTGATCCTTAAAAGTTCCATGCCGGTTCTCAATCGCGGATTATCCTCGTAACAAATAACATTGTAAACAGCCAATTTTCTTTTGCTCGGTTCTCTGATGGCCAGTTCAGCTAGGTCTTGGTTTGGGAAGAGTTTTGCCTTTGGCATCACTTTTGACAAAAGAGTTAACACCTTCATAATTGCATCTGGTGGTAACACATCGTCTGCAATCTTACCACTAACGCAAATCAGCAAGTGAATCCTTACGTGAGATATAGATTAGTTCTTCCGGTTAACTGCGGTTATCATTTTTTCTAGCCAAAGTAAGCAATCAGATTGAATCGATGTTCAAAATAGCAACAGCAAAATCATTTTTAAGTTACAGTGACCGGAGCTTGATGAGAATATATAGAAATAGAGAGGAGGAATGAGCTTACTTTACACATTGGTGCTACAAGTACTACTCCATCCCAATTATTTGGCTCCTTCAAATGAACTTTAAGCGAAACCGCCCCACCCATGGACTGCCCCAACAGAAATCGAGGTAACCCTCTCATATCAGGCCTTGCTGTCAATTGAAATACAAAATCATGATCAACAACACCATGTGTTTTCGATTCAAAAATAGAGCATTAACCATCCATTAAAAACCAGCAATAATAAAGCCTATGTAATACTTACGCTTCAATTTAAAGATGTGTCTAGTGTCTGATACCAACACATGTTATTACATTCAGTTACTTCCATTTTCTCAACTTAATACCGGTATCTACAAGCAGTTAGTGGCATGTCTAGTGTCCATTTCTATGTCAAGAATTCCTAGTTAAAAAGTGATGAATCAAACCCATCTCTATCTGTGTATTTCTAACTAACACTTTAGATTAAAGGTGTGCCAATATCTTATATGTGATGATATTTGACACCAACAATGACTATATGAATCAAAGtccgccataatgttctatccaagACCATGTTTTTCTCCAATTCGTTAATctcaagatctttcttaatagtttctcttatagtttttctaggtCTTCTTATAGTTATACCTCTAGTTGTTTGAATCctctccatctgatctactctccttacAAGATAATTTAACGGTCTTCTTCCTCCATGCCCAAACTACGTAAGCCTATTTTCCACCTTTTCTACTATAGGTGTTACCTCAACACTCTTTCTAACATTGTCATCTCTAATCTTACCCGTCTAGTTTTACACACATCCAACGCAACATCCTCATCTCGGCTATACTTAgtttattctcgtgttgattcttAATCGCCCAACATGTCATCGAAATATGTAGTTACATTCAATCACTTTAATTTCCCCAAATTGTTACCCGTGTCTATGTGTCACTCAGTGTTGTATTCGGTGGTGTTGGTGTCTGTTTCAAAGCTTCATAACTAAAAATTGATGAATAACATTAACACATACCTTTTATTTGTGTATAATGCTCTATAACATCGTCAACAAGGTCATCAAAATTAGGTATGTAACCATGTAATCCCTCTGAAAGTCCAAAGCCTGGATAGTCCATAGCAAAAACAGCATACCCAGATGCAGCAAATCTCCTAGCTACAcctgaataaaaaatcaaatccaCACCCAATGAATCACTAGTTTCCACATAAACAAACATCCAAACATCATTCTCAAAGAAACATCTTCAAAACACGAAAAACAAACCTTCAAAGAAGAATGTGCAAGTATCACCATATCCatgacaaaaacaaacagaagccTTGACTGGAGTTCCAACCTTCGGCATCCAGCTTTTGCAGAAAATTTCCAATCCTCTAGAATTCCTTTCATACCACTACTTAACAAAttaaaccaaacacaaaactAATTAACTTTCTCTACCAAGCTAACAAAATAACCaaagattattaaaaaaaaaaaaacattataatatttTGGAGCATCCTaggaaaaaaaaaaggtaaaacaGAAAATCTCACTTCTTCTGTTCTAATTCCAGCAGGAGCATCCTAGGAAAAAAAACAGATCAAAACATCAGTCAGTGTCTGATTCTAATTccacaacaaaacaaacaaaccttaaacaaaacaaaacaaacctTAAACAAACAATGATCAAGCTGTTGTTGAACCTCGGCAAAAGCAGCACGAACTCTTCTTCGAGAGTAAGCAAAATCAAGGTTATAAGAAGCTATATCGTTCAACTCTTCACTAACCCCTTCAATAGGTGGTTTTCTCGCTGCAGTAACTGTTGTTTTAGGTTTATTGTTGAGTTTTGTTGTTAAGAGTAGTTGATTTTTGAAAGGGTTGTTGTGGTTTATAGGAGAGAAAGAGGGTATGAAGGATTGGAATCTGAATGTCTTTGACAACTCCATCTTGATCAATAAACTAAATTTAGTTGagtaaataaaatgaatttttttttgatgattaatctcaattatataattataaaatacctAAAATTTGGCATAAATGAAACCTTGAAAAAGGATATGTATATTGATTGACATGAAAGTGTGTTGAACCAACTCCCAAAAAGGTGAAAAGTACAATACATTGGTAGACCAGACCACAGTCCATATTGTCTTGCcaccacaatttttttttttttttttggaatagaaAGGCACTCCCTCCTACATCTTTGAAAAAACGTTTTGTCCTCATTAGATAATAATAAAATGGACATGTTCCTAAAGTCACATCATTTATTGACCATAACTTATTTTGTGGAATGTAGATTGAACTATTCAAATTTTAAGTTATATGGCTTTTAACTTTGaatcattcaatttttttattacatgAATAATTCAATATTAATCCAACGAATGTGAAAGTCTCAAATGTGGcgcattattgtttttttttttttaacatggggtacaaaaatattttggtgtttgaaaataatttttattttatttgtaattttcttaaatttgatttatattttaattgatcATGGTAAGATTTTAGTCCATTAATATACCTTTTGACATTTTGATGTTGTAGGGAGGAGGAACAACATAAAGTGCTTCCTTATCTACCTCTTTGACAGCTTCTCTTTCGGATAGTGTCGGTGAATTTTTCTCAATCTCTACTTTTTTTTTCATTAGAACTCTCCTCAACCTTATTATCACTCTCATTGGAATTTTTGATTTGTTCTTCACTATTAGTTGTTACAACATCTGCATGTCTCTCAGGGAAGAGTCCCAGAGGTGTCTGTGCAAGCAGAGAGATTTGAGTCTCCAATGCCTCGCTGTGAGTCACGGGGGACTCGACCATAGTGTTTAGTTGTCCAAGGGTTTTATTAGTATGGAGACTTTGTTTTCTAAACTCTTCATTCTGGAGAGTTTGTGTTGTCATAAACCTCTGCATTGTCCATTCTAGCCAAGAAAGAGTTTGTGCCTCAACGAAACTCTCCCATTTCATTTCGAGATCGGATTTACAGAAATTTATTGGTTCCTTAAAATATTGAGAGTGGTGATCGTAGAAAGAATTTGGGTCATTCAACTTCTTAGGATTtttgcaaaataaaaaaattaaagggtGCCTTGTTGTAGACAGTGTAACAACGGAGTTACGATATTTAACGTAATTGGTCCCCGACAACGGCGTCAAATACTTGATCGGTGTTTTTCGCAAGTATATGGATCGTATTGGAGTAATATAAAGAGTGTCAAATGCATAGAGACTAATCAGTCAATCTATCATTACTAATGTTATAATGTTTATCTAAGGTGATCGTTAAAAGGTTTGTAGTGGAtagaaaaaataaagtaaataacttTTTAATAAATATGGAATGATAATGCTAGAACGTGACTCTCGTTGACCAAACAGTACTCTTATTATTTCTAAATAGGATTACTTACGGGATAATATTttctacttttattattattattattgcttgCGTTCATTTCGGGGGCCGAGTATACTACTTGGTTGTCCAACGTTGTACTTGTCAAAAAGAATAATGGAAATGACGCATATGTATTGACTATATCGACCTCAATAGGGCTTGCCCCAAAGATGCATATCCACTACCGAACATAGACAAACTAGTAGAAAATTCTGCCGATTTTAAACTGCTATCATTCATGGACGCGTATTTGAGATACAATCAAATCCCAATGGCTAAATCCGATAAGAAATACATGGCTTTTATGACATAATCAGGCAACTATTACTATAATGTAATGCCCTTCGGTTTAAAAAATGTCGGGGTAACATACCAGTGAATGATAAACAAAATATTCTGGGGGGGATAGGGGACATGCTCGAGGTgtacatggacgatatgatcgtcaaatcccactAGGATACGAATCACGCCATACACCTCAAGAAAATCTTCGAGTAGGCCAGGAAATACAAAATGAGATTCAACCCCGATAAATGCACGTTCGGTGTCCGACtaggcaaattcctcggtttctatctaACAGAACAAGGAATCAAAGCCAATCCGGACAAGTGCATGGATTTCTCCGAATTCCTCACGCCGAACTCCAAGAAATCCATCCAATCTCTAAACGGAATGCTTACGTCGATGTCCCGATTCGTAGCCAAATCGGCCTAACACGCTCTCCTGTTGTTCAAACTCTTGCGGAAAGAGGTCATGTTCGAATGGACGGACGAGTGCGAACGAGCCCTCACCCACCTCAAGGAGGCACTTTCGCGACCACCGGTTTTGTCCAGACCGAACACCGGAGAAATCCTATACCTGTACTTAGCTGTCTCTGCCGAATTTGACAGCCCCACCCTCATCAGAGAAACCAAAGAGGGACAAAAACCCATATATTTCACAAGCAAGGCACTTCAAGGCCCAGAGCTCAGGTACCAGAAGATAGAGAAAGTCGTATTGGCCCTGATCAACATAGCAAGGAGACTCTGGCATTACTTCCTGGCCCACGCCATAATCAGACGAACCGAGCAACCCATTAATCAGTTGCTCGGACGCCCAGATATGGTCGGATGAATGCTTCGCTGGTCGCTCGAGCTATCTGAATTCGACATAAGATACGACTGTAGGAAGGCGCTAAAGGCACAAGCCCTAGCGGACTTCATAGCTGAAATGGATTTCACCGAATCGGCAGTCGAGACACCAGGAAGTGGATCATCTACGTGGACAGAGTTCGACCGACAGCGGAGCAGGTATAATCCAGGAAAACAATGAAGGGACTTTAATAGAAGTATCAATATCTTTGTCTTTCCCTACCCCCAACAACCAAGCGAAATACGAGGCCTTCCTCGTCGGGCTCCGCCTATCCGAAGACCTCAGAGCCGAGGAACTCGAGATATTCACCGATTCACAACTAGTGGCATCTCAAGTGTCAGGAGAATACCAAGTAAAAAATGATAACCTCGCAGAATACCTGGGCCTCGTGCGCAAGAGGATGACCCATTTCAAGTCATTAGCGATAAGACACATCCCCCGGGAACACAACACCGGGGCAGACGTTCTGTCGAAACTAGCAAGCGCTAGGAAGAAGGGCGGAAACAAATTTGTGATCCAAAAGATCTTACCTCGTCCTAGCATTGAGGTACCGGCCACGGTCGCAGAAGTGAACACCATCGGAGTTGCCACTTGCTGGATGACACCAGTATACAATTACTTGGCGAGTGAACTCTTACCTAACGACCCAAAGGAAGCCTCTATCGTTAAGAGAAGAGCCTGATCTTACGTCTTGGTCGAAGGAAGACTTTATGGTTGGGGATTCTCCATCCCTCTCCTCAAGTGCGTGGACAAAAGCAAAGTCCCCCACATCCTACGAGAGATACACGAAGAAATAAATGCCCAACACCTAGGAGGAAGGTCACTTGCCCGAAAGGCATTGCGAGCAAAATACTACTAGCTCACCATGCAATAGGATGCCAAAGAACACGCGAAGAAGTGCGACAAATGTCAACGTTTCGGGGACATGCACGTAGCACCCCCCCCAACGAGATTAAATCCTTATTGTTGCCCTGGCCGTTCTCCTGGTGGGGcctggacctcctcggacctttcgTCATCGGTTCCAACCAGAACAGGTACCTGATCGTCGCcatcgactatttcaccaagtggatcGAAGCGGAACCACTGGCCAAAATAACGGCACAAAATGTTCTTCGTTTCTACAAGAGGAACATACTCGCCCGGTTTGGGGTACCTCTGGCCATCGTAACCGACAACAGAACCCATTTCACCGACAAAAACTTCCAAGATTTCATCACAAGGCTAGGAACGAAACATCACTTTGCTTCCGTCGAGCACCCCCAAACGCATGGGCAAGCGGATTCCGCGAACAGAGTCATTCTAAGGGGCCTTAAAAGAAGACTGGACGAGATCAAAAAGAGGTCGGTCAAAGAACTACATAGCGTCCTCTGGGCCTACAGGACTACGCCCCCATTCAACTACCGGGGAAACCCCTTTTTGGCTGACATACGGAACCGAGGCCGTAATACCGATCAAAGCATGAGTCCTCCAGACAAACTAAAGAACCTTTAGACGAGGAGACGAACAGCGAAGCCATCAAAGAAGAACTCGGCCTAGTATAGGAGGTCCGATCACGTGCCGCTCTTTGTGAGGCATCACTCAAACAGAGGATAGCCTTGAGATACAACATGAAAGTCATCAAACGGGAGTTTGAAGTGGGCAGTCTGGTACTCAAGAGAAACCACAAAGATTCTCGCGAGGGCAAGCTGGCCGCTAAATGGGAAGGCCCCTATCGCGTCCGAGCAAAGACAGAAAATGGGGCATACTATTTGGAAAACCTATAGGGAGAAGAACTTGTTCGACCATGGAATGCTGAAAAGCTTAAACAATATTACAGCTAAGAGCCGAACATAACCCCAGCAGGAGCGCTTGAAAACACAGGTGCGACCTAGGTACAAGCTTAGCACCTCATGTTGAAACGAAACGGCAAGGGCCTGCTCTTTTAAACGAGCATACCCTTGGTCCTTCGGGGGGCACGTACACTGAACATCCTCGTCGTAACAGTACCCCGATGGTAGAACGCCTTTCTCGCGAAGGGACCGTTCACGCCGTTCACGCGGACCCCAAAACAATGAGGCCTGAGATTCATCCCAGCCGGGCGCATGACCCCGGCAGTCAGCCAAGTTCCCCATACTTGGCGACCACACTACCAAATCTTGCAAAATCCCTACCCAAAAGCTACGACTTAAAGAacatagaaaataaataacaaaaatacagTCTTTATTTATTCATTCATCACATGAAGTACAAAAAGCGTAAACACGAGAAAACTACATCAAACTTCTCAGTTGAGGCGTAGGAACTCCTCCGATTTGATATACTGAAGATAATCTTCATCCCACTCAAAATCAGAATCGGTTTCCTTAGTAGCACCTTCCCCCTTAGAAGACTTAGACCGGGTCGTCATGGCATGACCCCCGTTTGACCAAGGAGCAGCTTCGGGAGGACCCCCTTTTTTCTTCACCAGAGGAGGAGGCGGAGCCACTTTGGAATCTTTCTTGCCTTCAGAATGATCCATCGCCATGAGTAAAAAGAAAGTGAGAAGGAAGAAACCCTCATGCACCACCCTTTTATAGAAGAAAAAGATAGGGGATCTGGCATAGGATGTATCGTAAGTACACTTAATGCCTAGGGAAGCGTGGGGGACAACATTCACGCATATCCGTACATCGAACAGATAAAAAGTATATGGAAAATAGTACAGGTTATTAACTATTGTCGCAAGCTAACTCTGTACACTATCCTCGGATAAAACGGTGGGAAACAAATATAAACAGACAGACACttgaaattaataaaaacaagttAAAAGGCCTACGACCCAGAGATTGTGCCCGACACTGGACCATAAAGGCCAGGCTGGTAAATTATCCGTTTACAATTCCAAAAAGAGGGGGCATACCCCCCGAGCAAAAGAAATCCTAAAACAAAAAGGCACGTAGGCCTAAAATGGTAACATGAAAACAAATACAACCGAACACCTTAAACCACTTCGTCCATTTGCACATCCTGGCCCCCTTGGTCGGCAAACTCCCTGGAAACGGTCCCTTCCCCAAGATCGGGAGACACCACCTGGCCTTCCTTGATCCGGTGGAAAGGCCCGGTACCCTCAGTCACCAACTCCACCCTCGGATTCTTCAATTTCAGCTGGGCCACGTTGGAGTCGTATGTATCCTAAGCGGTAGCCACGCAGTCATCACCCAAGACTCGGATATAATTAACCAGATAAGCCCAAGTCTGGAGAGCATTCTCCCCATCAGCTTCATTTGCCGCACGGGCCATGGACCGTCGAAGAGCCGCTTCTTTCACGGCCGAAGACAAACACCCCATATAAGGTCCGAGCGAGCAGGGCATGCTGCAGACCCAGATCCCTCAGGGCCACCTCCTTCTCGGCCAGAGCCTTAGCGCTATCCCTCGGGTCGGTCATTGCCTTGGTAAACTCCACTGTCAAGGAAGTCAAGGCCTCATTTTGACTCTTCTCTAAGGCCCCCAGTTTGCTCTTGTAATCATCAGAAATCTTCTGCAACATCTCTGATGAGTGAGGTGCATATTTGGCATACAAAATGGTCAGCTCCAGGACCCTCATGACCGCGGCAGCATTTGAAGTCAGAATCCTCTATCGGACAGAGGCCTCCAAGCCTTCAATGTGAAGGGACTCAACCCGAGGCATAGCGAGGGAAGGTCCACCTTCGAAAAAGTTGCGCTGAAGAAAGCAAGATGGAAGCACATACAGGTCATTAGCATCCTCCTGGGTCAGGTCCACGGGCTCCACAACATCCACCCGCTGTCGCTTCTTCTAGACCAAGGCATCTGAGTCGGGCTGATGACGAGAAAGGGGATGGAAGAACAGTGGCAGGCACCAAAGGATCCTGCCTGTCCACAGCCTTAAGAGAGGGCCCAGCGCCAGCCGGGGAAGATGAGGAGGTCCCAGATCCTGCAGTCGGAGAAGGCTGCACGTAGGTCAGTCGACTACCAGGGCCCCTCTTGGCCCCATTGGCTTTACTCTAGGCATGTATACGGATCCTGTCTTGACGAGTGGCTATCTAAACACTTAAGCAAAAAATAAAGACGGTACAAAGCATGTACCTAGAAGGGCCATGGCGTCCTCCACTAAGCCACACTCAACTAATTATTTGACATTAATATAACAAGGCTACATTACTGGCTCCCCATCCTCATCAATTACCGGCTTCCCGGAGCAATCAACCTTCTGAATTGGGGAGAAACTCTACATGAAGTCAGAAAAAACTTTAAAGTCATCTCGACCATCCTCGTCCAACTCACCGACCCGAGTGATAAATTGGTCAGTGGAATACCCAAAATCATCGAGGGACCACTAGAACCGTAACTTCGGCCTCTGTTGTATCCTCGGATCGCCAATCTCATTCCTAACCGAACGCCCCTGAGTATCCAATATTGGCACGCTATCGAACACCGAGTTTCGAGCGGATGTCGACTACGGTCGGAGAAGGAAGTAATGCATCTTAAAGTGCTTGAGGGAGTTAGAAAAGGACCTGAAGAGCTGCTAAGTGTCAAGAGTAGTTGTTTATCATATAATTATGTGGCACTTTTAAGCCctttttctatgtttttgagTAATATAGCTTATGCAAATAAGTGATTTTGGCAATTTtgaatatttggtatttttaatatgttTTCTAGTGTTTCAGTGTTTGGTGAATGAAAAAGTGCAGAAAATGCGGGAAAAAAAATCGAAGAATCGAAGTTTTGGACGACACTGTAGGTGTCATTGGAAGGTGAAGGCCGCCCGGCGCGTGGCTTAGAGGCGAAGGCCCGCTCGGCGCTCTGGAGGCGAGCCAGAGGCGACGAAGGCAAAATTTTGGCCATCCTTCTGCCTTGGAGTGCCCGGCGGAGAAATTGGTACGCCGGGCGAGTGAAGATTTTTTGCTCTTCCTCTTTTGCGCTGATTTCTTTCACGTGGGTTGTTTGAGTGGGCTCCGCCCGACGCAAAGAAGCTTCCGCCCGGAGAATTTGGGCAGATAGGCCATGCTATTTTAGTACTTTGTAGATATTTTGTGATTCATTCCATCTTTGTTTTCCCTCTCTTGACCTAGAATACACATTTTAACCATCAATCTTGACCTAAATCCTCTATTGTTAACCAAAAATCATAGCTTTTAACCATCAATCTTTTAGACTTCAAGTTTGATGTTCATAAAGCTTAATTGTTTACTTGTTGCTCAAGTCACTATGGAAATGGGTGGCTAAATCCTTcttggtgtcaagattagaggtagataATCTTTCTTGTaatatgtatttcttttgatattttgtatgtgaacaagtgatgattaatatatgatgaaaaaccttgtgtttatatttatatgtGATTTGAGTTGTTATTGAAAAATAGTTTTCAAGTCTTGAACTAGGTTTTTCATCTATCAACAAATAAAGTATAGAAATagctttgtgagttgatattcactAATATCAAGCTTTAAATGTTATTATTTTGATTGTTAGATTGAGAGATCATCTAAGGATCAAAATGGTAAAACGTACAATATGTGATTGTATTTGTCATTCATGAGTTCACATGCTCAATCAAGAAAATACATATGAAGTAGATTATTGAACCCTAATCTTGACATTTTTTACCAATCATCTAAAACCTAAACTCTTTTCTATCAATACTtctatgaaatcaagcaattccGTTACTTAAACCAAAACCAAATCCTTTTATGAAACTTAAGCTTAAAACAATTGTAAACTGTAGAACGGTGGTAATATCTCATctatccctgtggaaacgataattAAAAAGTACTCTGATATACTTTCAACAAGAGCTTCTTCGACTGCTTCAGAGAAACACATCCCCACTGGCCATGCTCCGCCTTGCGTTGCATGGTAAAGCAGTTAAAGAGCAGCAAGACGGTGGCTCCAATCTCAAGGTGATGGCATGTAAGTTTGAACGCCCATAGAAAAGAGATCGAGTTTTGATGAAACTGACTTGCGCTAGCTCAAGATGGTTAAAAACAGAAATCAGAAAATCAGTAAAAGGAAACCGGAACCCCATCTCCCGAAAAAAGACCTCGTACATAGGAATCAAATCGGGCGAATAGACATCACACACCCGCTCATCTTCACGGGGCACGCACACAACCTAGTCATTTATGTCCAAGTTCCCCCCGGATCCACATAAGCGCCAACATCAGTATGCACGTCAGAACTATCTGTGGCAAAATAAACTTCCGGATTCAGAACCTCAGCTATCGCCCTTTCATCCACAGCAGGCCTCCTTTGAACAGGAGGGGTGGCGGAAGACGACGTCGAGCCAAAAGAGGGCACCCTATTATCCCCcgatgtaacgccccgaatttaattaattagttaattaaattatttaagaatttaatcattggatttaatcgaagttcgtggatcaatcggaattgtcggtattattttgggaagcgtatttggattattaagttaaagttggattttattcggttagtcggagaattaataaagttgatttcgttgaagaaataatagtagaaataatattattaatattggactatttgtatttaattcgaattttatcgacaaagtcggaattattttattaagttagcatggtaattaatcggattaatttggtgaaataaagttgaagtgttattttattaatgagcttaaaaataactttgtgttaaatttgagttgttgtgaagtaaggagggggtatgtcacttaggcccaattaagttatttaagcgattaaataaaataactttattatgttggatttagaattggaagaaggaagagctgtcataacacaaagaggaatagggtttggaggagaggtgaagaagagagccatggcggaagagaaaagctagtgGAAGTCTAATTTTCGCAGCAAGCTtttgcagtgagacaccttagtaaatcGGActtttctcccaatccaaccgttggatcgtcgcggttctcgAACAcagcgttcca is part of the Vicia villosa cultivar HV-30 ecotype Madison, WI linkage group LG2, Vvil1.0, whole genome shotgun sequence genome and encodes:
- the LOC131649584 gene encoding caffeoylshikimate esterase, producing MELSKTFRFQSFIPSFSPINHNNPFKNQLLLTTKLNNKPKTTVTAARKPPIEGVSEELNDIASYNLDFAYSRRRVRAAFAEVQQQLDHCLFKDAPAGIRTEEWYERNSRGLEIFCKSWMPKVGTPVKASVCFCHGYGDTCTFFFEGVARRFAASGYAVFAMDYPGFGLSEGLHGYIPNFDDLVDDVIEHYTQIKARPDMRGLPRFLLGQSMGGAVSLKVHLKEPNNWDGVVLVAPMCKIADDVLPPDAIMKVLTLLSKVMPKAKLFPNQDLAELAIREPSKRKLAVYNVICYEDNPRLRTGMELLRITKEIESQVDKVSAPLFILHGAADKVTDPLVSQFLYENASSKDKTLKLYENGYHCILEGEPDDRIDAVHDDIVSWLDFRCSIK